A genomic segment from Juglans regia cultivar Chandler chromosome 14, Walnut 2.0, whole genome shotgun sequence encodes:
- the LOC108989167 gene encoding uncharacterized protein LOC108989167 isoform X2 → MQMTMMLGRSGGGGAIGVSSFPSSSSCSSSSSSSSCFMQNAKLTSLSTLPLKVCKFVTHHRYIIACSTLQESSTSTETKEVKTAQKKAPAKAKPPAKAPVKPLPQMMEEDVIPSLKAIFEAQDDISELELSFHDNRLEGSFLKEGNPYFFWAFFPNGVLTGPKGFSLSSYGSEASTVEPFLIDEKKITANHVVFWVEKRLAAQGIIPVWKD, encoded by the exons ATGCAAATGACAATGATGCTGGGAAGAtcaggaggaggaggagcaatTGGAGTTTCAAGCTTTCCATCTTCGTCTtcatgttcttcttcttcttcctcctcctcatgTTTCATGCAAAATGCCAAGCTTACCTCGTTATCCACCCTCCCTTTG aaggtatgtaaatttgtaaCCCATCACAGATACATCATCGCCTGCTCTACTCTGCAAGAATCATCGACTTCTACAG AAACAAAGGAAGTGAAGACAGCCCAAAAAAAAGCTCCAGCAAAGGCCAAACCTCCAGCAAAAGCTCCGGTCAAGCCACTTCCTCAGATGATGGAGGAAGATGTCATCCCTTCACTGAAAGCCATATTCGAAGCTCAAGATGATATTTCTGAACTTGAACTATCTTTCCATGATAACAGG TTGGAAGGTTCCTTTCTAAAGGAAGGCAATCCTTATTTCTTTTGGGCATTCTTCCCCAATGGAGTCCTCACAG GTCCAAAAGGGTTTTCTCTGTCCTCCTATGGCTCAGAAGCAAGCACTGTTGAGCCCTTTCTCATTGATGAGAAGAAAATCACAGCGAACCACGTTGTCTTTTGGGTTGAAAAACGTTTGGCAGCCCAAGGAATCATTCCTGTGTGGAAAGATTAA
- the LOC108989167 gene encoding uncharacterized protein LOC108989167 isoform X1: MQMTMMLGRSGGGGAIGVSSFPSSSSCSSSSSSSSCFMQNAKLTSLSTLPLKVCKFVTHHRYIIACSTLQESSTSTVTAETKEVKTAQKKAPAKAKPPAKAPVKPLPQMMEEDVIPSLKAIFEAQDDISELELSFHDNRLEGSFLKEGNPYFFWAFFPNGVLTGPKGFSLSSYGSEASTVEPFLIDEKKITANHVVFWVEKRLAAQGIIPVWKD, encoded by the exons ATGCAAATGACAATGATGCTGGGAAGAtcaggaggaggaggagcaatTGGAGTTTCAAGCTTTCCATCTTCGTCTtcatgttcttcttcttcttcctcctcctcatgTTTCATGCAAAATGCCAAGCTTACCTCGTTATCCACCCTCCCTTTG aaggtatgtaaatttgtaaCCCATCACAGATACATCATCGCCTGCTCTACTCTGCAAGAATCATCGACTTCTACAG TGACTGCAGAAACAAAGGAAGTGAAGACAGCCCAAAAAAAAGCTCCAGCAAAGGCCAAACCTCCAGCAAAAGCTCCGGTCAAGCCACTTCCTCAGATGATGGAGGAAGATGTCATCCCTTCACTGAAAGCCATATTCGAAGCTCAAGATGATATTTCTGAACTTGAACTATCTTTCCATGATAACAGG TTGGAAGGTTCCTTTCTAAAGGAAGGCAATCCTTATTTCTTTTGGGCATTCTTCCCCAATGGAGTCCTCACAG GTCCAAAAGGGTTTTCTCTGTCCTCCTATGGCTCAGAAGCAAGCACTGTTGAGCCCTTTCTCATTGATGAGAAGAAAATCACAGCGAACCACGTTGTCTTTTGGGTTGAAAAACGTTTGGCAGCCCAAGGAATCATTCCTGTGTGGAAAGATTAA
- the LOC108999411 gene encoding TLC domain-containing protein 4-like isoform X1 — MVEFPFTLPHDFLSSAGHVSQTKGYHWVASVVSGVVVCITVYKLTGIISLLCFKGYGKLSNAQKVEWNNRGFSTFHALVVAFVSLYLLLLSDTFDENSRGDLIVTRTSTLSDTLLGFSIGYFLSDLGMILWHFPALGGLEYVLHHGLSMFSIILALISGQAQFYILMVLFSESTTPFVNLRWYLDIACQKDSNLYIYNGVALFLGWLVARILLFIFFFSHMFIHFDQVKKVFPLGFYSLLVVPPVLATMNLYWFWKISKGLIRTLSKARHSQ, encoded by the exons ATGGTCGAATTTCCTTTTACTCTGCCCCATGATTTTCTGTCCAGTGCCGGCCATGTTAGTCAGACCAAAGGATATCACTGGGTGGCGTCCGTCGTTTCTGGCGTCGTAGTCTGCATAACT GTTTACAAATTAACAGGTATTATTAGCCTCCTATGCTTCAAGGGATATGGAAAACTAAGCAATGCGCAAAAAGTTGAATGGAATAACCG GGGATTCTCGACATTCCATGCTCTTGTAGTGGCGTTTGTTTCTCTCTACCTCCTGTTGTTATCAGATACTTTCGATGAGAACTCTCGTGGTGACTTAATAGTTACTAGGACATCTACCTTATCAGATACGTTATTGGGG TTCTCCATTGGCTATTTTCTATCAGACTTGGGAATGATTCTATGGCACTTTCCAGCTCTGGGTGGTCTGGAGTAT GTTTTACACCATGGGTTATCCATGTTTTCAATCATTCTTGCCCTCATAAGTGGTCAAGCGCAGTTTTACATACTAATGGTTCTCTTCTCCGAGAGCACTACTCCTTTCGTAAATCTGAGATG GTATTTGGATATTGCTTGTCAAAAGGACTCCAATCTTTACATTTATAATGGCGTTGCATTGTTCCTGGGGTGGTTG GTTGCAAGGATTCTTttgttcatcttctttttttcgcACATGTTCATCCATTTTGATCAG GTCAAGAAAGTTTTTCCCTTGGGCTTCTACAGCTTGCTTGTGGTGCCTCCAGTGTTGGCAACGATGAACTTGTATTGGTTTTGGAAGATCTCCAAGGGTTTGATTAGAACTCTTTCCAAGGCAAGACACAGTCAATGA
- the LOC108989168 gene encoding uncharacterized protein LOC108989168 produces MLENPTPTLQAADTTIKRYAPPNQRNRTLNRRKTADRFERPSNLHGNDLEKNQVAVSRNLSPIDHGDSVSSNLLNETPRSGLIALEGCCSSEASRLLNERWAAALHHYNNPSTDLSERPVMYSGSAASPWGGQFKLPHQIMAPPSGSQMDFLGELRRAMRNANANFGN; encoded by the exons atgctggAAAACCCTACACCAACTCTACAAGCAGCAGATACAACCATCAAGCGCTATGCTCCTCCTAATCAAAG GAATCGTACTCTGAACAGGCGCAAGACGGCAG ATCGGTTTGAAAGACCAAGCAATCTTCATGGAAATGATTTAGAGAAGAATCAAGTTGCCGTTTCAAGAAATCTCTCCCCCATTGATCATGGGGATTCGGTGAGCAGCAATCTTCTGAATGAAACCCCTCGTTCGGGATTAATAGCTTTAGAAGGGTGCTGTAGCAGTGAAGCTTCTCGACTCTTGAATGAAC GTTGGGCAGCTGCGTTACATCACTATAATAATCCATCAACAGATTTATCTG AGAGACCAGTTATGTACTCGGGAAGTGCTGCATCCCCATGGGGTGGTCAATTTAAACTTCCACATCAG ATAATGGCTCCACCTTCCGGTTCACAGATGGACTTCTTGGGTGAACTTCGCCGTGCTATGCGCAATGCAAATGCCAATTTTGGCAATTAG
- the LOC108999411 gene encoding TLC domain-containing protein 4-B-like isoform X2, with the protein MVEFPFTLPHDFLSSAGHVSQTKGYHWVASVVSGVVVCITVYKLTGIISLLCFKGYGKLSNAQKVEWNNRGFSTFHALVVAFVSLYLLLLSDTFDENSRGDLIVTRTSTLSDTLLGVLHHGLSMFSIILALISGQAQFYILMVLFSESTTPFVNLRWYLDIACQKDSNLYIYNGVALFLGWLVARILLFIFFFSHMFIHFDQVKKVFPLGFYSLLVVPPVLATMNLYWFWKISKGLIRTLSKARHSQ; encoded by the exons ATGGTCGAATTTCCTTTTACTCTGCCCCATGATTTTCTGTCCAGTGCCGGCCATGTTAGTCAGACCAAAGGATATCACTGGGTGGCGTCCGTCGTTTCTGGCGTCGTAGTCTGCATAACT GTTTACAAATTAACAGGTATTATTAGCCTCCTATGCTTCAAGGGATATGGAAAACTAAGCAATGCGCAAAAAGTTGAATGGAATAACCG GGGATTCTCGACATTCCATGCTCTTGTAGTGGCGTTTGTTTCTCTCTACCTCCTGTTGTTATCAGATACTTTCGATGAGAACTCTCGTGGTGACTTAATAGTTACTAGGACATCTACCTTATCAGATACGTTATTGGGG GTTTTACACCATGGGTTATCCATGTTTTCAATCATTCTTGCCCTCATAAGTGGTCAAGCGCAGTTTTACATACTAATGGTTCTCTTCTCCGAGAGCACTACTCCTTTCGTAAATCTGAGATG GTATTTGGATATTGCTTGTCAAAAGGACTCCAATCTTTACATTTATAATGGCGTTGCATTGTTCCTGGGGTGGTTG GTTGCAAGGATTCTTttgttcatcttctttttttcgcACATGTTCATCCATTTTGATCAG GTCAAGAAAGTTTTTCCCTTGGGCTTCTACAGCTTGCTTGTGGTGCCTCCAGTGTTGGCAACGATGAACTTGTATTGGTTTTGGAAGATCTCCAAGGGTTTGATTAGAACTCTTTCCAAGGCAAGACACAGTCAATGA
- the LOC108989166 gene encoding cytochrome b561 and DOMON domain-containing protein At3g07570, with protein MKASLLFIIFMLAIDIYGLSSSLVNSQTESCSSNINLNGSVSFNTTSLHCLSVWDSQGFILRFSQTASNLWSFVLSAPDTTSYIAMGFSTTGAMVGSSAIVGWVSSDGAGVVKQYHLGGPSPRLVVPDQGSLKVVSNSTAIISQSSRLYMAFQLETDDDQQPQTRLLYSVGPTGAFPSAPNYVLSEHQVKVSTSINYVTGQSSSSRGPYVKLRRSHGVLNMIGWGILMIIGAIVARYFKQKDPTWFYLHTSIQLLGFVLGIIGIVCGFILKNRLNAHVSTHTGIGIFILVLGCLQIMAFLARPNKESKLRKYWNWYHQNVGRILIIFTIANIFYGIHLGGEGRGWSVGYGVVLCVLFITTVVLELRFWIRK; from the exons atGAAGGCATCTTTgcttttcatcatcttcatgcTCGCCATAGATATCTATGGTTTATCATCATCCCTTGTGAATTCACAAACAGAATCCTGCAGCTCAAACATAAATCTCAATGGTTCGGTGTCTTTCAACACTACTTCCCTCCATTGTCTCTCTGTTTGGGATTCTCAAGGTTTCATCCTCAGA TTTTCGCAGACAGCATCCAACCTATGGAGTTTCGTTCTTTCGGCTCCAGACACAACCTCTTACATAGCCATGGGATTCTCGACTACCGGCGCCATGGTTGGATCCAGTGCAATCGTGGGTTGGGTCTCGTCGGACGGTGCCGGAGTGGTTAAGCAGTATCATCTGGGTGGACCTTCGCCGAGGCTTGTGGTGCCTGATCAGGGCAGCTTAAAGGTTGTCAGCAACTCAACAGCTATCATCTCCCAATCCTCGCGTCTGTACATGGCCTTCCAGTTGGAAACCGATGACGATCAGCAGCCGCAGACTCGGCTGCTGTACTCGGTCGGACCGACAGGAGCGTTTCCCTCGGCGCCAAACTATGTCTTGTCCGAGCACCAAGTGAAGGTCTCTACGTCCATAAACTATGTAACAG GTCAAAGTAGTTCATCGCGAGGCCCATATGTAAAGCTGAGGAGGAGCCATGGAGTACTGAATATGATAGGATGGGGCATTCTGATGATAATTGGAGCAATAGTTGCTCGTTACTTTAAGCAAAAAGACCCAACTTGGTTCTATCTTCATACCTCAATTCAATTACTCGGATTCGTGCTTGGAATTATAGGAATAGTGTGTGGATTCATCTTGAAAAATCGTCTTAATGCCCATGTCAGTACCCATACGGGTATTGGGATCTTCATTCTTGTTCTTGGCTGCCTCCAG ATAATGGCATTTTTGGCTCGACCGAACAAGGAGTCAAAACTACGCAAGTACTGGAATTGGTATCATCAGAACGTGGGGagaattctaattattttcacaattgCAAACATCTTCTATGGGATCCATTTAGGTGGAGAAGGAAGGGGATGGAGTGTTGGCTATGGAGTTGTTCTTTGTGTCTTGTTCATCACTACTGTTGTTCTTGAGTTAAGATTTTGGATTAGGAAGTAA